One genomic region from Entelurus aequoreus isolate RoL-2023_Sb linkage group LG14, RoL_Eaeq_v1.1, whole genome shotgun sequence encodes:
- the LOC133664750 gene encoding oocyte zinc finger protein XlCOF8.4-like encodes MVKEESQPSYFKEEDKDPLPPHFKDEEEVPETPHFIKKVKDPLTPNCKQNKDEPLTPHFKEEEEAPQTSHIKEEEVEYNISLGGEHIEGLVEFPVTGVPVKSEDDEVKGESEEKREAEPPSSSSTQHMTTEADGDHCGGSQADKLLAPLSDSEDTTSHSPDTDDEDSKDDKTCHTDNTHLKCSHCDKTFKYHSDLKTHMRIHTGENPFTCSVCGKSCGLSQNLKVHMRIHTGEKPYVCSICSKSFVQRNHLEVHKRTHTGEKHFSCSICGKGFRESHNLKRHMRTHTGEKSHSCSICNRSFCQRPNLVAHMRRHTGEKVLSCSVCGERFSYKYQCKKHKCAGENSSSK; translated from the coding sequence ATGGTGAAGGAGGAGTCACAGCCCTCTTACTTTAAAGAGGAAGACAAGGACCCACTCCCCCCCCACTTTAAAGATGAAGAGGAAGTGCCAGAGACCCCACACTTTATAAAGAAAGTGAAGGATCCACTGACCCCCAACTGTAAACAAAACAAGGATGAACCACTGACCCCCCACtttaaagaggaggaggaggcgccACAGACCTCGCACATTAAAGAAGAGGAGGTGGAATACAACATCAGTCTGGGGGGAGAGCATATTGAAGGACtggtggagttcccagtgactggtgtccctgtgaagagtgaagatgatgaggtcaaaggtgaaagtgaggagaagagagaggcggagcctccaagcagcagctcaacacaacacatgacaacagaagctgatggagaccactgtggaggatcacaagcagacaagctcttagctccactatcagatagtgaggacacaacgtcacactctcctgacactgatgatgaagactctaaagatgataagacatgtcacactgacaacactcacttgaaatgttctcactgtgacaaaacctttaaataccATAGTGATCTGAAAACAcatatgagaatacacactggagaaaacccCTTTACCTGCTCAGTATGTGGTAAAAGTTGTGGACTAAGTCagaatttgaaagtacacatgagaatacacaccggagaaaaaccttatgtctgttcaatctgtagtaaaagTTTTGTACAAAGAAACCATTTGGAAGTacacaagagaacacacactggtgaaaaacatttttcctgttcaatctgtggtaaaggttttagagaaagtcacaatttgaaaagacacatgagaacacacactggtgaaaaatcacattcctgttcaatctgcaacaGAAGCTTTTGTCAACGACCAAACCTTGTagcacacatgagaagacacacaggagagaaagtgttgagttgcagtgtgtgtggtgaaagattctcatataagtaccagtgtaagaaacacaagtgtgctggtgagaacagcagcagcaaatga